In the Candidatus Baltobacteraceae bacterium genome, one interval contains:
- a CDS encoding LAGLIDADG family homing endonuclease codes for MKFERAYSRPGEPYAGLTFVARTSRITNPDGSLIFEAKNCMVPADWSQVAVDVLAQKYFRKAGVPARLRTLPEDGIPEWLWRSVPDEVALADVPREEHFTHENDARQVFNRLAGTWTYWAYKYGYFDSEGDARAYYDEMCAMLARQVGAPNSPQWFNTGLHWAYGIEGPSQGHYFVDPKSAQLTRSINAYEHPAPHACLPYYAAVSTPDGPIAIGDIVTKNLIGLPVYDAKGTTRVLAVQYNGVKSVYRIRLANGNAIDATSDHIVLAAEGDKGQKRWRLVSELKTGMRLIQRTDTAIDASENSKLESEAALAGWLQADGFVGQYAAGTNRSLTIEAITVNEDERGYVHALFQEVFAGVHSHERSVKSIDQSLSVRRKRYYGEQLRPFVERYQLLDRGLEMQVPPVVLSGGRTVISAYLRALFQADGCVRIREDRASSDIVFGTISPKLADGVSRILSHLGIYNRISVGNDSREDRQPYHHVVIAWKDAKEKFSSLIGFVSTDKRTKLSNALTLPGRRVAGLRDEVIQSIEYVSDQDVYDIETESHNFLTNNVIVHNCFIQSVNDDLVNEGGIMDLWVREARIFKFGSGTGSNFSNLRGEGERLSGGGTSSGLMSFLRVGDRAAGAIKSGGTTRRAAKMVILDIDHPDIENFINWKVKEEQKVSDLVAGSIVCERSLNAIMRAAQDETLPESARLDPTLNPQLRSAMRTALSNGIPQANVQYALDFARQGYKALEIETYDTNWDSAAYATVSGQNSNNTVRMSNDFFAALDAGRQWDLRWRTDGRVSKSIPASELWEDIAVAAWQCADPGLQFDTTINEWHTCPEDGRINASNPCVTGDTLVATADGLARIDSMVGRSAFVIGSDGKPHFVSRIFPTGAKRVYRLRTRAGYELRLTADHKILTEERGDVALADVIIGERVVLRGSGFGTRPLDESTLLALAARVGSQSLVAVGNGLAGAEAVDEFIQQDGHLQFAPSIYELDRTSIAMLLRALFDECGEFSSGSMELLWQVQLLLLNFGVKGKIYRDRGVIRIAAHSRSRFARTIEGGEPFERSREVLTDEVSQIKALGVELVFDLTEFDTAHFVANGIVVHNCSEYMFLDDTACNLASLNLVKFTDDTGRFDPKRFGDACRMWTFTLEVSVLMAQFPSREIAQKSYDFRTLGLGYANLGTLLMRMGLPYDSEEGFGWCSAITALMTGAAYKASAEMAREYGPFARYPKNADSMGRVMRNHRRAAYQAPRSEYEGLTIPPITHAPTLFTQETWAAARHAWDHALAIGEIAGYRNAQVTVIAPTGTIGLLMDCDTTGIEPDFALVKFKKLAGGGYFKIVNQSVDSALKHLGYTPEQIAGIETFAKGTNTLEGAPHINRATLRAKGFDDEALDRIEKALLGSFELAFPFNRWTLGDEFCKSKLGMTDEQLADINTSILVDVLGFTPAQIDEASDHICGRMTLEGAPFLKDEHLPVFDCATPCGKHGARFIRPIAHVDMLAASQPFISGAISKTINLPQNATIGDIKETYRYSWERMCKAVALYRDGSKLSQPLASSVDLGGDIDETQPSSAYETPVQIAERVVYRYIAKRRRMPDRRGGYTQKAVIGGHKVYLRTGEYTDQTLGEIFIDMHKEGAAFRSLMNNFAIAVSLGLQHGVPLEEYVEAFTFTRFEPNGPVVGHENIKMATSILDYIFRELAVSYLGRYDLAQVQPSMEVDAMGDAAEYVAEEEVEVRYMDPKPRAIEDKLHPRSSHLHMGGQEPRQEVLRPQTPPPVRPQALAGGGESNGNGNGHSRVGTATVSRTEAARIAVAKGYSGDACNECGQFTMVRNGTCLKCDTCGSTSGCS; via the coding sequence ATGAAGTTTGAGCGCGCGTATTCACGTCCTGGTGAGCCCTATGCGGGCCTCACGTTCGTGGCGCGGACGTCCAGGATCACCAATCCCGACGGTTCGCTTATTTTCGAAGCTAAGAACTGTATGGTCCCGGCCGACTGGAGTCAGGTCGCGGTCGACGTGCTCGCGCAGAAGTACTTCCGCAAGGCGGGTGTTCCGGCGCGCCTCCGCACGCTCCCGGAGGACGGCATTCCCGAGTGGCTGTGGCGCTCCGTACCGGACGAGGTCGCGCTAGCCGACGTACCTCGTGAAGAACACTTTACGCACGAAAACGATGCGCGCCAAGTTTTCAACCGGCTGGCCGGCACCTGGACGTATTGGGCCTATAAATACGGCTACTTCGATTCCGAGGGCGATGCACGCGCCTATTACGACGAGATGTGCGCGATGCTCGCGCGTCAAGTCGGCGCGCCGAACTCGCCGCAGTGGTTCAACACGGGCTTGCACTGGGCGTACGGAATCGAAGGCCCTTCACAAGGTCACTATTTCGTCGATCCCAAGTCAGCGCAGCTGACGCGGTCGATCAACGCATACGAACATCCCGCACCGCACGCGTGCCTGCCATACTATGCTGCAGTCAGCACGCCCGACGGCCCGATCGCAATCGGTGATATTGTCACCAAGAATCTTATCGGGCTACCAGTTTATGATGCAAAAGGTACAACCCGCGTCCTAGCAGTCCAATATAATGGCGTTAAATCTGTCTATCGAATTCGCCTTGCAAACGGAAACGCGATCGATGCAACTTCGGACCACATCGTTCTCGCTGCGGAAGGTGATAAAGGACAGAAGCGCTGGCGTCTTGTTTCCGAGCTGAAGACAGGCATGCGCTTGATTCAGCGCACGGACACGGCGATTGACGCTTCCGAAAATAGCAAACTGGAGAGCGAAGCAGCGCTTGCGGGTTGGCTTCAGGCAGACGGGTTCGTCGGCCAGTATGCAGCTGGAACTAACCGCAGCCTCACAATTGAGGCGATAACGGTCAATGAGGACGAACGCGGATACGTTCATGCACTCTTCCAAGAAGTATTTGCAGGCGTACATTCACACGAGCGCTCGGTAAAGAGTATAGATCAAAGCCTATCGGTACGCCGTAAACGGTACTATGGCGAGCAATTAAGGCCATTCGTCGAGCGTTACCAGTTGCTAGATCGTGGCCTCGAGATGCAAGTGCCGCCGGTTGTTTTGAGCGGCGGGCGGACTGTCATATCAGCGTATCTTCGTGCCCTCTTTCAAGCTGACGGCTGTGTAAGGATTAGAGAGGATCGTGCCTCTAGTGATATTGTCTTTGGAACGATATCGCCAAAACTAGCTGACGGCGTCTCGCGGATTCTTTCTCATTTGGGAATTTATAACCGAATTTCCGTTGGGAACGACTCCAGAGAAGATCGCCAGCCTTACCATCATGTCGTCATTGCTTGGAAAGACGCCAAGGAAAAGTTTTCATCGCTAATTGGTTTTGTATCTACCGACAAGAGGACGAAGCTGAGCAATGCCTTGACGCTGCCCGGCCGGCGTGTTGCCGGCCTGCGCGACGAAGTCATCCAGTCAATCGAGTACGTCAGCGATCAAGACGTCTATGATATCGAGACCGAAAGTCACAATTTCCTGACGAACAACGTCATCGTCCACAACTGCTTCATCCAAAGCGTCAACGACGATCTCGTAAATGAAGGCGGGATCATGGACCTTTGGGTTCGTGAAGCGCGCATTTTCAAGTTCGGCTCGGGGACCGGATCGAATTTCAGCAATTTACGCGGCGAGGGAGAGCGTCTTTCCGGCGGCGGCACGTCGTCCGGATTGATGTCGTTCTTGCGCGTCGGCGATCGCGCTGCGGGCGCAATCAAAAGCGGTGGCACCACGCGCCGCGCAGCCAAGATGGTGATCCTCGACATCGATCATCCTGATATAGAAAACTTCATCAACTGGAAAGTCAAAGAAGAACAAAAGGTCTCCGACCTCGTTGCAGGCTCGATCGTTTGCGAGCGCAGTCTCAATGCGATCATGCGCGCGGCACAAGACGAGACACTTCCCGAGAGTGCACGTTTGGATCCGACGCTCAACCCGCAGCTCCGCTCTGCGATGCGAACCGCGCTCTCGAACGGGATCCCTCAAGCCAATGTCCAGTACGCGCTTGATTTTGCTCGCCAAGGTTACAAGGCGCTCGAGATCGAGACGTACGATACCAATTGGGACTCGGCTGCATACGCGACCGTCTCGGGACAAAATTCGAACAATACCGTTCGCATGTCGAACGATTTCTTCGCGGCACTCGACGCCGGCAGACAGTGGGATCTGCGCTGGAGAACCGACGGCAGAGTCTCGAAATCAATCCCTGCTTCGGAGCTGTGGGAAGACATCGCGGTTGCTGCTTGGCAATGCGCCGATCCGGGCTTGCAATTCGATACGACGATCAACGAGTGGCATACGTGCCCCGAAGACGGCCGCATCAACGCCAGCAATCCGTGCGTAACCGGCGACACGCTCGTTGCCACCGCCGATGGTTTGGCGCGCATCGACTCGATGGTCGGACGCTCGGCCTTCGTCATTGGTTCGGACGGCAAACCGCATTTCGTCTCAAGGATATTTCCGACCGGCGCGAAGCGCGTCTACCGTTTGCGCACGCGCGCCGGTTACGAGCTGCGACTGACTGCCGATCATAAGATTCTCACCGAAGAGCGCGGCGACGTCGCGCTTGCGGACGTCATCATCGGCGAACGCGTCGTCTTGCGCGGGTCCGGTTTCGGAACGCGCCCGCTCGACGAATCGACGCTGCTTGCGCTCGCAGCCCGTGTCGGTTCACAGTCGCTCGTCGCGGTCGGCAACGGCCTCGCCGGCGCCGAAGCGGTCGATGAGTTCATCCAGCAAGACGGACACTTGCAATTCGCACCATCGATCTACGAACTCGATCGTACCTCGATAGCGATGCTGCTACGGGCGCTTTTCGATGAGTGCGGCGAGTTTTCGTCGGGCTCGATGGAGCTGCTGTGGCAGGTCCAGCTTCTTCTTCTTAACTTCGGCGTCAAAGGCAAGATCTATCGCGATCGTGGCGTCATTCGCATTGCCGCACACTCACGTTCGCGTTTTGCGCGCACGATCGAGGGCGGCGAGCCGTTCGAGCGTTCGCGTGAAGTCCTCACCGACGAAGTTTCGCAGATCAAAGCGCTCGGCGTTGAGCTGGTCTTCGATCTCACCGAATTTGATACGGCTCACTTCGTGGCCAACGGCATCGTCGTGCACAACTGCTCGGAATACATGTTCCTCGACGACACGGCGTGCAATCTCGCGAGCCTCAACCTCGTCAAGTTCACGGACGATACCGGGCGCTTCGACCCGAAACGCTTCGGCGATGCGTGCCGGATGTGGACGTTCACGCTCGAGGTCAGCGTCCTGATGGCGCAATTCCCCTCGCGCGAGATCGCACAGAAATCATACGACTTCCGGACGCTGGGCCTGGGCTATGCGAATCTTGGGACGCTGCTCATGCGCATGGGGCTGCCGTACGATTCAGAGGAAGGCTTCGGCTGGTGCAGTGCGATCACGGCCTTGATGACCGGCGCCGCCTACAAAGCCTCGGCCGAGATGGCGCGCGAGTACGGTCCGTTCGCGCGCTACCCTAAGAATGCCGATTCGATGGGACGCGTCATGCGCAACCATCGTCGCGCTGCGTATCAGGCGCCGCGCAGCGAGTATGAAGGGCTGACCATTCCACCGATCACGCACGCGCCGACCCTGTTCACACAAGAGACGTGGGCAGCCGCACGCCATGCGTGGGATCACGCCCTTGCAATCGGCGAGATCGCGGGTTATCGCAACGCTCAAGTCACGGTTATCGCGCCGACCGGCACGATTGGACTCTTGATGGATTGCGACACGACCGGCATCGAGCCTGATTTCGCGCTCGTTAAGTTCAAGAAGCTTGCCGGCGGCGGCTACTTCAAGATCGTCAACCAATCTGTCGACTCGGCATTGAAGCATCTCGGCTACACGCCCGAACAGATCGCAGGCATCGAGACGTTCGCCAAAGGCACGAACACACTCGAAGGAGCGCCGCACATCAACCGTGCGACATTGCGAGCCAAAGGCTTCGATGACGAAGCATTGGATCGGATCGAAAAGGCGCTGCTCGGATCATTCGAGCTCGCCTTCCCGTTCAATCGCTGGACGCTCGGCGACGAGTTCTGCAAATCGAAGCTCGGTATGACCGACGAACAGCTCGCGGACATCAACACTTCGATTCTTGTCGACGTGCTGGGCTTCACGCCCGCGCAAATCGATGAAGCTTCCGACCATATCTGCGGCCGAATGACGCTTGAGGGTGCGCCGTTCCTCAAAGACGAGCATCTGCCGGTCTTCGATTGTGCGACGCCGTGCGGTAAACACGGTGCGCGCTTCATCCGCCCGATCGCGCACGTCGACATGCTTGCAGCATCCCAGCCCTTCATCAGCGGCGCTATCTCGAAGACCATCAACCTTCCGCAGAATGCGACGATCGGCGACATCAAAGAGACCTATCGTTATTCATGGGAGCGGATGTGCAAGGCGGTCGCGTTGTACCGCGATGGCTCGAAGCTTTCCCAACCGCTTGCGAGCAGCGTCGATCTCGGCGGCGATATCGACGAGACTCAGCCGAGTTCTGCCTACGAAACGCCGGTCCAAATCGCGGAGCGTGTCGTCTACCGCTATATCGCGAAGCGCCGGCGTATGCCCGACCGGCGTGGCGGCTATACACAGAAAGCCGTCATCGGCGGCCATAAAGTGTACCTGCGCACCGGAGAGTACACCGATCAAACGCTCGGCGAGATATTCATCGACATGCATAAGGAAGGCGCAGCCTTCCGCAGCTTGATGAACAACTTCGCGATCGCCGTAAGTCTTGGCTTACAGCACGGCGTCCCACTCGAAGAATACGTCGAAGCGTTCACCTTCACGCGATTCGAACCGAACGGCCCGGTCGTTGGGCACGAGAATATCAAGATGGCAACCTCGATTCTCGACTACATCTTCCGCGAGCTCGCGGTCAGCTATCTCGGACGCTACGACTTGGCACAAGTTCAGCCGTCGATGGAAGTCGATGCGATGGGTGATGCCGCCGAGTATGTCGCTGAGGAAGAGGTCGAAGTTCGCTACATGGACCCGAAGCCGCGCGCAATCGAGGACAAGCTTCACCCGCGCAGCTCGCACCTCCACATGGGCGGGCAGGAGCCGCGTCAAGAAGTTTTGCGTCCGCAAACACCACCACCGGTACGCCCGCAAGCCCTCGCAGGTGGCGGTGAGAGCAACGGAAATGGCAACGGGCACTCGCGTGTCGGTACGGCAACGGTGTCACGAACCGAAGCTGCGCGGATTGCAGTCGCCAAAGGTTACAGTGGCGACGCCTGCAACGAGTGCGGTCAGTTCACGATGGTCCGCAACGGCACGTGCCTCAAATGCGACACGTGCGGATCAACGAGCGGATGTAGTTAA
- a CDS encoding aldose epimerase family protein, translated as MDELTLKNTHGHTVSLTPVGGAMTSVIVPDRAGSRANIVVDAGGSAGKIIGRYANRIASGSFELDGTTYKLETNEGGNTLHGGPDGFSKRTWDVAEQLGARVTFVIHSPDGDQGFPGALECRVTYSWSDANALRIDYMATTNKPTVVNFTNHVYFNLSGVAGTPIENYRLRIPASAYTPTNAENIPIGTIAPVDVARDFRTERPVGTEKYDCNFVLDAWDGSLRRAATLSDPNSGRSIEVETTQPGMQLFTGKPGAIALETQHFADSPHHANFPSTVLRPGETFTATTVYSFSS; from the coding sequence ATGGATGAACTGACACTAAAGAACACCCATGGACACACCGTATCGCTCACACCGGTGGGCGGTGCTATGACCAGCGTGATCGTTCCCGATCGGGCCGGATCACGCGCGAATATTGTCGTCGACGCAGGCGGCAGCGCCGGGAAGATCATCGGGCGTTACGCGAACCGAATAGCGAGCGGATCGTTCGAGCTCGATGGCACGACCTACAAGCTCGAAACGAACGAAGGCGGCAACACGCTCCACGGCGGGCCGGACGGATTCTCCAAACGTACCTGGGACGTGGCAGAGCAATTAGGCGCGCGTGTCACGTTCGTGATTCATAGCCCCGATGGTGATCAGGGATTCCCGGGCGCACTTGAATGCCGCGTGACATATTCGTGGTCGGATGCGAACGCGCTGCGCATTGACTACATGGCGACGACCAATAAACCGACCGTCGTGAACTTCACCAATCACGTCTACTTCAATCTGAGCGGCGTTGCGGGAACGCCAATCGAGAACTATCGGCTCCGAATTCCGGCATCGGCGTACACACCGACCAATGCTGAGAATATCCCGATCGGAACGATTGCCCCGGTCGATGTCGCACGCGACTTTCGCACCGAGCGTCCCGTGGGAACGGAAAAGTACGACTGTAATTTCGTACTCGACGCATGGGACGGCTCGTTGCGCCGCGCCGCGACCTTATCAGATCCAAATTCCGGCCGCTCGATCGAAGTCGAAACGACGCAGCCCGGAATGCAGCTGTTCACAGGAAAGCCCGGAGCGATCGCGCTCGAAACGCAACATTTCGCCGACTCGCCGCACCATGCGAATTTTCCGAGCACCGTCTTGCGGCCGGGCGAGACCTTCACCGCTACGACCGTCTACAGCTTCAGCAGCTAG
- a CDS encoding TauD/TfdA family dioxygenase: MSRARSRKSSTVRCFILYSTVALTCISKSVSGGKSRVISVESVHNALLQRQPQHLERLYRLFWYDRHREHEDDEIPYFSAPVFEYDGEQLHARLALNEIYGGYQLRGEAMDTQTASALETVQDVFNTPELRVELEFEPGQIQFVNNRRTGHARTEFIDGARPDQKRHLERLWLRDTGARSYRG, translated from the coding sequence TTGTCGCGCGCCCGGTCGCGCAAAAGCTCGACGGTTCGATGTTTTATCCTGTACTCGACAGTCGCGTTGACGTGCATTTCCAAATCGGTCTCCGGTGGTAAGAGCCGAGTCATCAGCGTCGAGAGCGTCCATAACGCGTTGCTGCAGCGGCAGCCTCAACACCTCGAGCGTTTATATCGCCTGTTTTGGTATGACCGCCACCGCGAACACGAAGACGACGAGATTCCGTATTTTTCGGCACCGGTCTTCGAATACGACGGCGAGCAATTGCACGCGCGCCTAGCGCTGAATGAAATTTACGGCGGATACCAACTGCGCGGAGAAGCGATGGACACCCAAACGGCGAGTGCGCTCGAGACCGTGCAAGACGTGTTCAATACGCCGGAGCTGCGCGTTGAGCTCGAATTCGAGCCGGGTCAGATCCAGTTCGTGAACAATCGCAGGACCGGGCACGCTCGCACCGAGTTCATCGATGGAGCGCGGCCGGATCAAAAACGTCACCTCGAGCGCTTATGGCTGCGCGACACCGGAGCGCGATCCTACCGCGGGTAG
- a CDS encoding high-potential iron-sulfur protein translates to MKKTDKLDRPEFLRKVAGVPMAAAMISLIAEPAEAADNKKQFHYQDTPGPGGKKCAGCRFFRKPKGCSIVTGTISPDGWCIAWAKR, encoded by the coding sequence ATGAAGAAGACGGACAAGCTCGACCGCCCCGAATTTCTCCGCAAGGTTGCGGGCGTCCCCATGGCTGCGGCTATGATAAGCCTCATCGCGGAGCCCGCGGAAGCCGCCGACAACAAGAAGCAGTTCCACTATCAGGACACGCCGGGTCCCGGCGGCAAGAAGTGCGCCGGCTGCCGCTTTTTTAGAAAGCCGAAGGGATGCAGCATCGTAACGGGCACGATCAGTCCGGACGGCTGGTGCATCGCCTGGGCCAAGAGGTAG
- a CDS encoding 2OG-Fe(II) oxygenase — protein sequence MTKTELAASLPASPNADSVEIGPRIYALRVFTPAEAAMIVSQAMLSPKWFPAVINASLEIDRDIRNAEILFEEVHALSATYRERLEQITRPLADTLAPGSTLQEVQLVRYAPGGKYVDHRDGPTPGALRRVLSVVCYLNDRFAGGETTFSELNVSVSPLTGTVIVFPPEYLHRADPVQTGKKYVITAWYHASENATSVAR from the coding sequence ATGACCAAAACCGAGCTTGCGGCAAGCCTACCTGCATCTCCAAACGCCGATTCCGTCGAAATCGGTCCGCGGATCTATGCGCTGCGCGTGTTCACGCCGGCCGAGGCGGCGATGATCGTTTCTCAGGCGATGCTCTCACCTAAATGGTTCCCGGCGGTCATCAACGCCTCGCTCGAGATCGATCGGGACATTCGAAACGCCGAGATACTTTTTGAGGAAGTCCATGCGCTAAGCGCGACTTACCGTGAGCGGCTAGAGCAGATCACGCGCCCGCTTGCCGACACGCTCGCACCCGGATCGACCTTGCAAGAAGTACAACTCGTGCGCTACGCCCCGGGCGGAAAGTATGTCGACCATCGCGATGGCCCGACGCCCGGCGCACTACGCCGCGTGCTTTCCGTTGTCTGCTATCTCAACGATCGTTTCGCGGGCGGCGAGACGACCTTCAGCGAGCTGAACGTCAGCGTTTCTCCGCTCACCGGCACCGTGATCGTCTTCCCGCCGGAATATCTCCATCGCGCCGATCCGGTCCAAACCGGCAAAAAATACGTCATAACTGCCTGGTACCACGCATCTGAAAATGCGACGTCGGTCGCCAGGTAA
- a CDS encoding formyltransferase family protein produces MRIKVFGTGPIYDATLEICAKRGHQVVDERPYDLIVLSNVTRILKAPEIAEAGLGVLCFHPSLLPRHRGGDAVYWTLKMGDKETGSTWFWVDEGIDTGPLAIQGSVPIPAETKPSTLYYETLVPLGAKLFDELLAKLEKGERPSNVQDESKATYEPLRPKKPT; encoded by the coding sequence ATGCGAATTAAAGTCTTCGGCACGGGCCCGATCTACGATGCGACACTCGAGATCTGCGCGAAGCGCGGGCATCAGGTCGTTGACGAGCGCCCCTACGACCTGATCGTCCTCTCGAACGTTACGCGCATCCTCAAAGCGCCCGAGATTGCAGAGGCCGGACTCGGCGTTCTCTGTTTCCACCCGAGCTTGCTGCCGCGTCACCGTGGCGGCGACGCCGTGTACTGGACTCTCAAGATGGGCGACAAAGAGACGGGCTCTACCTGGTTTTGGGTTGACGAAGGCATCGACACGGGCCCGCTCGCGATTCAGGGCTCGGTCCCGATTCCCGCCGAAACCAAGCCATCGACGCTTTATTACGAAACGCTCGTCCCGCTCGGTGCGAAGCTTTTTGACGAGCTGCTTGCGAAATTGGAAAAAGGCGAACGCCCAAGCAACGTCCAGGACGAATCCAAAGCTACGTACGAGCCGCTGCGTCCTAAGAAGCCGACGTAG
- a CDS encoding YbfB/YjiJ family MFS transporter, whose amino-acid sequence MRFLCAAVVLMIVAMGVGRFAYTPLLPLMEHGAGLSYQMAGLIASSNLAGYLVGAIFASGARFRARRLQAAWWAIAVVIVTTALVAVTPQAAWTVIRFITGVASGFAFVLGSSILLDRAAREGRPDWIAIFYGGVGAGIALTAIAVPPLGAWGGWRAGWLGLALISFAICCVTMPWLTDSANAEIASDEQEGSNLDPRLFAWLFAAYSAQGMGYVIPATFMVAMIASSPSIAGFASASWIVVGLVAIPSTIIWNRLGIAFGRDVALVLALLVMAIGAIAPVGAPNAFGVIVAAATLGGTFLGVVALTTGLARALQPHQSHIAIGRLTAGFGVGQILGPAVAGILIADSGSYTTALVVASSVLFLSALLMACGAISARTRLA is encoded by the coding sequence GTGCGCTTTCTTTGCGCAGCCGTCGTCCTCATGATCGTCGCAATGGGCGTCGGACGATTCGCGTACACGCCGCTTTTGCCTCTGATGGAACACGGTGCAGGGCTTTCATATCAGATGGCCGGCTTGATCGCGTCGTCAAACCTTGCCGGCTATTTGGTCGGCGCGATTTTCGCCAGTGGTGCGCGCTTTCGCGCGCGCCGATTGCAAGCCGCATGGTGGGCAATCGCGGTTGTCATCGTGACGACGGCGCTCGTCGCCGTTACGCCACAGGCGGCGTGGACCGTGATTCGATTCATCACCGGCGTTGCGAGCGGCTTTGCGTTCGTTCTCGGCTCGAGCATTCTGCTGGATCGCGCCGCGCGCGAAGGACGACCCGATTGGATCGCAATCTTTTACGGTGGCGTCGGTGCCGGGATTGCGCTGACCGCTATCGCAGTTCCGCCGCTCGGCGCGTGGGGAGGCTGGCGTGCTGGTTGGCTCGGACTCGCCCTTATCTCTTTCGCGATATGTTGCGTGACGATGCCGTGGCTGACGGATTCGGCAAATGCGGAGATTGCCTCGGATGAACAAGAAGGCTCGAATCTCGATCCCCGCTTGTTCGCTTGGCTGTTTGCCGCGTATAGCGCTCAAGGCATGGGCTATGTCATCCCGGCGACGTTCATGGTGGCGATGATTGCGTCGTCCCCGTCTATCGCCGGATTTGCATCTGCGAGTTGGATCGTGGTCGGTCTCGTCGCGATCCCCTCGACGATCATTTGGAATCGGCTCGGTATCGCATTCGGGCGCGACGTCGCACTCGTGCTCGCGCTCCTCGTTATGGCAATCGGCGCGATCGCGCCGGTCGGCGCGCCGAACGCCTTCGGCGTCATTGTTGCGGCGGCGACGCTCGGCGGGACCTTTCTGGGGGTTGTAGCCCTCACGACGGGGCTTGCGCGGGCATTGCAGCCGCACCAGAGCCACATCGCGATCGGACGATTGACGGCCGGGTTCGGCGTCGGTCAAATACTCGGTCCGGCGGTTGCGGGTATCCTAATCGCCGATTCGGGAAGCTACACGACGGCACTCGTCGTAGCATCAAGCGTGCTCTTTTTGTCAGCCTTATTGATGGCGTGCGGTGCTATCTCAGCCCGGACGCGCCTCGCATGA
- a CDS encoding AI-2E family transporter, translated as MPQSPSLREQRRWMTVAAAVTVVLILAFAFYLLRLVILPFGVAAALAFLAAPLVRRLQKQAGWPHWAAALIVYLGYFVLIALAGTGTALYLIPEISSVVSRAPQITEHLLTVAFRGPQLHALGQTFYARTLSQSAVREFETLVRDPAKLIFAGIESISGLVGFFLTIALLGYFLFQGPELARGVLWLVPPKHRRRARVLAAEVEPVVYYYVRGLIVIVAYAMIATGLVTGLILHLPHAILLAIAVGLLESIPMVGPALALILLGFVVAEHATPALLFGFGVFAAALRLSIDNLIGPIVLGRYVMLPPPVIIFSFLAGGVLFGFVGVLLAIPTAAAIRVVLADLYGDRRTLNLLRQGEMALRQEAPG; from the coding sequence ATGCCCCAATCACCGTCGCTGCGCGAGCAACGCCGCTGGATGACCGTAGCTGCCGCTGTGACCGTCGTCCTGATCCTAGCGTTCGCTTTTTATCTGCTACGCCTCGTAATTCTGCCGTTCGGCGTTGCCGCGGCGCTGGCGTTTCTCGCGGCTCCGCTCGTACGGCGCCTACAAAAGCAGGCGGGGTGGCCGCACTGGGCAGCCGCGCTCATCGTCTATCTTGGCTACTTCGTCCTTATCGCGCTCGCCGGAACCGGCACGGCGCTCTATTTGATTCCGGAGATCTCGAGTGTCGTGAGTCGGGCGCCGCAGATCACCGAACACTTGCTGACCGTGGCGTTCCGCGGGCCACAGCTGCATGCACTCGGTCAAACATTCTACGCAAGGACCCTTTCGCAGAGCGCCGTCCGCGAATTCGAAACGCTGGTGCGTGACCCGGCGAAGTTGATTTTCGCAGGGATTGAATCAATCTCGGGTCTCGTCGGATTCTTCCTCACCATCGCGCTGCTAGGCTATTTTCTGTTCCAAGGCCCGGAGCTGGCGCGTGGAGTCCTGTGGCTGGTTCCACCAAAGCATCGGCGACGCGCGCGCGTCTTGGCTGCAGAGGTCGAGCCCGTCGTCTACTATTACGTGCGCGGCCTCATCGTGATCGTCGCCTACGCGATGATTGCAACGGGACTCGTGACCGGACTCATCTTGCATTTGCCTCATGCGATATTGCTGGCGATCGCCGTCGGTCTGCTCGAGTCGATTCCTATGGTTGGGCCGGCGCTCGCATTGATTTTGCTCGGCTTCGTCGTGGCAGAACACGCGACGCCGGCGCTCCTGTTCGGGTTCGGCGTGTTCGCAGCTGCGTTGCGGCTGTCGATCGACAACTTGATCGGACCGATCGTCCTGGGCCGCTACGTCATGTTACCGCCGCCGGTCATTATCTTTTCATTTCTTGCCGGCGGCGTCTTATTTGGTTTCGTCGGCGTACTGCTCGCTATTCCGACTGCGGCTGCGATAAGAGTCGTATTGGCCGATCTGTATGGAGATCGGCGCACGCTTAACTTGCTGCGGCAGGGCGAGATGGCGCTTCGTCAAGAAGCGCCGGGGTAG